One Vibrio penaeicida DNA segment encodes these proteins:
- the moaB gene encoding molybdenum cofactor biosynthesis protein B, with the protein MGHAESKFEPANIAVLTVSDTRTEENDTSGGYLAEHLQEAGHNLADKSIVIDDMYQIRAVVSKWIADDTIQAIMITGGTGFTSRDSTPEALVPLFDKQVEGFGELFRAVSYEEIGTSTIQSRAIAGFANHTVIFAMPGSTGACRTAWTKIIKQQMDASHRPCNFMPHLSK; encoded by the coding sequence ATGGGGCACGCTGAAAGTAAATTTGAACCTGCAAACATTGCTGTTTTAACGGTTTCTGATACCCGAACGGAAGAGAATGATACCTCTGGTGGCTATTTGGCTGAGCACTTGCAAGAAGCTGGTCATAATCTTGCTGATAAAAGCATCGTTATTGACGATATGTATCAAATCCGGGCTGTCGTCTCAAAGTGGATTGCTGACGATACGATTCAAGCGATAATGATTACTGGTGGTACAGGATTTACTTCTCGCGATAGTACCCCTGAAGCGCTTGTTCCATTATTCGATAAGCAAGTCGAAGGGTTTGGTGAACTGTTCCGTGCGGTTTCTTATGAAGAGATAGGTACGTCAACCATTCAATCCCGCGCTATTGCAGGGTTTGCTAATCACACGGTGATTTTCGCAATGCCTGGCTCGACTGGAGCATGCCGCACAGCATGGACAAAGATCATTAAGCAGCAAATGGATGCCAGTCATCGTCCGTGCAATTTTATGCCTCACCTCAGCAAATAA
- the moaA gene encoding GTP 3',8-cyclase MoaA, protein MAQQFEDKFNRKFYYLRLSVTDVCNFKCTYCLPDGYQHPSGQRNSSFLTLPEIRRVVHAFASCGTDKVRITGGEPSLRKDFTEIIHEIASTQGIRKVATTTNGYRMEKQVGEWREAGLTNINVSVDSLDSRMFHQITGENKFAQVMAGIDKAFEVGFEQVKVNAVLLKNLNSSELPAFLHWIKDRPIQLRFIELMQTGEMDELFKHHHQSGVSIRNHLIANGWLLKPKALNDGPAQVFIHPDYQGEIGLIMPYEKDFCESCNRLRVSAKGKLHLCLFGEHGVELRDLLQHDHQDIELINRISEQLQTKSVSHFLHDGNSGMTPHLASIGG, encoded by the coding sequence GTGGCGCAACAATTCGAAGATAAATTCAATCGCAAGTTTTACTACTTGCGCTTATCAGTTACTGATGTTTGTAACTTTAAATGCACATACTGTTTGCCTGATGGATATCAACATCCTTCGGGGCAACGCAATTCATCCTTTTTAACTCTCCCCGAAATCCGACGCGTGGTTCATGCATTTGCTAGTTGTGGTACGGATAAAGTCCGCATTACTGGTGGTGAACCGAGTTTACGTAAGGATTTTACCGAAATCATTCACGAGATTGCTTCAACACAAGGTATTCGCAAGGTTGCCACTACAACCAACGGGTATCGTATGGAGAAGCAAGTTGGTGAATGGAGAGAGGCAGGTCTTACCAACATAAATGTAAGCGTCGATAGCTTGGACTCTAGGATGTTCCATCAAATTACTGGTGAGAATAAATTCGCTCAAGTCATGGCTGGGATCGATAAAGCATTTGAAGTCGGCTTTGAACAGGTAAAAGTGAATGCAGTTCTGCTCAAAAATTTGAACAGTAGCGAGTTACCCGCGTTTTTGCATTGGATCAAAGATAGACCGATTCAACTTCGGTTTATTGAGCTTATGCAAACAGGAGAGATGGATGAGTTGTTTAAACATCATCATCAATCTGGCGTAAGTATTCGCAATCATCTCATTGCCAATGGTTGGCTGCTCAAGCCAAAAGCGCTTAATGACGGTCCAGCTCAAGTCTTTATTCACCCTGACTACCAAGGGGAAATAGGGCTTATCATGCCGTATGAAAAAGATTTTTGCGAAAGCTGTAACCGATTAAGAGTATCGGCTAAAGGTAAGTTGCATTTGTGCTTGTTCGGTGAGCATGGTGTTGAGTTAAGAGATTTATTACAACACGATCATCAGGATATTGAGCTAATAAATCGCATTTCTGAGCAGTTACAAACTAAATCTGTTAGCCATTTTTTGCACGATGGAAACTCAGGTATGACACCACACCTCGCATCTATCGGCGGCTAA
- the yvcK gene encoding uridine diphosphate-N-acetylglucosamine-binding protein YvcK produces the protein MTLYKNKKVVAIGGGHGLGRMLAALKDFGNNATGIVTTTDNGGSTGRIRDCQGGIAWGDTRNCINQLITEPSIGSMMFEYRFKGVGELNDHNLGNLMLTALDNLSIRPLEAINLIRDMLKVDINIVPMTEHPTDLTALSVSGEWVRGETSVDETEYDLQRLYLEPQVQATKEGIKAIEEANCIVLGPGSFLTSIMPPLLLPELGKAIARNSTAKLVFVENLSPEYGPAGRMTLQEKLTWCQRACDGREIDVLLGKDDYEAFTGVREIVTIDLASANHQWRHDRTKLQKAIENLLG, from the coding sequence ATGACGCTATATAAAAATAAAAAAGTGGTCGCTATTGGCGGCGGGCACGGTCTTGGAAGAATGTTAGCTGCGCTGAAAGATTTCGGTAATAACGCAACAGGTATTGTCACTACAACCGATAATGGCGGTTCAACTGGTCGAATTCGCGATTGCCAAGGCGGGATCGCCTGGGGTGATACACGAAATTGTATTAATCAGCTGATAACGGAACCTTCTATCGGTTCTATGATGTTTGAATACCGCTTCAAGGGTGTAGGCGAGTTAAATGACCACAATCTTGGAAACTTAATGCTCACCGCCTTAGATAACCTTTCAATTCGACCTCTAGAAGCAATTAATTTAATTAGAGATATGCTTAAAGTCGATATCAACATCGTCCCAATGACGGAGCACCCCACAGATCTAACAGCGCTGTCTGTCTCAGGTGAATGGGTACGTGGTGAAACCAGTGTCGATGAAACTGAGTACGATCTACAGCGTTTATACTTGGAGCCTCAAGTTCAAGCGACTAAGGAAGGGATAAAGGCCATTGAAGAAGCGAACTGCATTGTATTGGGACCTGGCAGTTTTCTCACAAGTATTATGCCCCCACTATTGCTTCCAGAGTTGGGTAAAGCGATAGCAAGAAACTCAACAGCTAAACTCGTGTTTGTCGAAAACTTATCGCCAGAATATGGCCCTGCCGGACGCATGACGCTGCAAGAAAAACTCACTTGGTGCCAACGAGCTTGTGATGGTCGTGAGATAGACGTATTACTCGGAAAAGACGATTATGAGGCGTTCACTGGTGTACGTGAAATAGTCACCATTGATTTAGCTTCAGCCAATCATCAATGGCGACATGATAGAACTAAACTGCAGAAAGCAATAGAAAATCTATTGGGTTAA
- a CDS encoding Hpt domain-containing protein, which yields MKAVVNTDKIDELSRDIGEENLPMLFSIFIGELVDYAEALANGPSERSEAEEQLKSISHSLKSSAASFGAERLCEFATRLDARYKTGEDINTSENRETMITCLHLTREEFLKLTQ from the coding sequence ATGAAAGCAGTCGTCAATACAGACAAAATAGACGAGTTGAGTCGAGACATCGGAGAAGAGAACCTTCCCATGCTTTTTTCTATTTTTATTGGAGAGTTAGTCGATTACGCTGAGGCGCTAGCAAATGGTCCGTCCGAGCGAAGCGAAGCTGAGGAGCAATTGAAGTCGATCAGCCATTCACTGAAAAGCAGTGCAGCAAGTTTTGGTGCTGAAAGGTTATGCGAATTTGCAACAAGGTTAGATGCTCGATACAAAACAGGTGAAGACATTAACACGTCAGAAAATAGGGAAACAATGATCACCTGCTTGCACTTAACTCGAGAAGAATTTCTCAAATTAACCCAATAG
- the luxO gene encoding quorum-sensing sigma-54 dependent transcriptional regulator LuxO: protein MQDTTTNPNPKYLLMVEDTASVAALYRSYLNPLGLDITIVGTGIDAIKSLEKRTPDLILLDLRLPDMTGMDVLSSVKSNYPDVPVIFMTAHGSIDTAVEAMRKGAQDFLIKPCEADRLRVPVNNALRKAGKLRSPTSEPDNNYQGFIGSSQTMQAVYRTIDSAAPSKASLFITGESGTGKEVCAEAIHAASKRGDSPFIAINCAAIPKDLIESELFGHVKGAFTGASTDRQGAAELADGGTLFLDELCEMDLDLQTKLLRFIQTGTFQKVGSSKMKSVDVRFVCATNRDPWKEVQEGRFREDLYYRLYVIPLHLPPLRNRGEDVVEIAYSLLGHMSHEEGKGFVRFSQQVLDKFIEYEWPGNVRQLQNVLRNAVVLNHGSEITLNMLPPPLNLPSVSELKQANATDSISTKLSIEEIRPLWLTEKSAIEQAIEACEGNIPKAAGHLDVSPSTLYRKLQTWKEQ, encoded by the coding sequence ATGCAAGACACAACAACTAATCCGAATCCAAAATATCTTCTCATGGTAGAAGATACCGCTTCGGTTGCAGCGTTATACCGATCCTATCTTAATCCACTTGGCTTGGATATTACTATTGTCGGGACGGGAATAGATGCAATAAAAAGTCTCGAAAAGCGAACTCCTGATCTCATTTTACTCGACTTACGCCTACCTGATATGACCGGGATGGATGTCCTTTCGTCAGTAAAGTCCAATTACCCTGATGTTCCTGTCATCTTTATGACTGCGCATGGTTCAATAGATACCGCAGTTGAAGCGATGAGAAAGGGGGCTCAGGATTTCCTTATTAAGCCATGTGAAGCAGATAGGCTTCGTGTCCCGGTTAATAATGCTCTTCGAAAAGCTGGAAAGTTGCGTTCTCCAACCAGTGAACCTGATAACAACTATCAAGGCTTTATTGGCAGTAGCCAGACCATGCAGGCGGTTTATCGAACGATAGATTCCGCAGCTCCTAGTAAAGCTTCACTTTTCATCACTGGGGAAAGTGGTACGGGTAAAGAGGTGTGTGCTGAAGCCATACACGCTGCGAGTAAACGTGGTGATAGTCCTTTTATCGCGATCAACTGTGCTGCCATCCCTAAAGATCTTATAGAAAGTGAGCTTTTTGGTCATGTTAAAGGTGCCTTTACAGGTGCATCAACGGATAGGCAAGGTGCAGCAGAGTTAGCTGATGGTGGAACTCTATTCTTGGATGAATTGTGTGAGATGGACTTGGATCTTCAAACCAAGCTGCTTCGATTTATCCAAACGGGTACTTTTCAAAAAGTGGGTTCTTCCAAAATGAAAAGTGTGGATGTGCGTTTTGTATGTGCAACCAACCGTGACCCATGGAAAGAAGTGCAAGAAGGGCGTTTTCGTGAGGATTTGTATTACCGACTTTATGTCATTCCGTTGCATTTACCACCGTTGAGAAACCGTGGGGAAGATGTAGTCGAAATTGCGTATTCATTACTTGGGCATATGTCTCATGAAGAAGGGAAAGGTTTTGTACGTTTTTCCCAGCAAGTACTCGATAAATTTATTGAGTACGAATGGCCTGGTAACGTTCGTCAGTTGCAGAACGTGCTGCGTAATGCCGTGGTACTTAACCATGGGAGTGAGATCACACTTAATATGCTACCGCCACCCTTAAATTTGCCTTCGGTATCAGAATTGAAACAAGCGAATGCAACCGACTCAATTTCAACTAAACTCTCTATAGAAGAAATACGACCACTTTGGCTTACTGAAAAAAGTGCGATAGAGCAAGCAATTGAAGCCTGTGAAGGTAATATTCCGAAGGCAGCAGGTCATCTAGACGTCAGTCCGTCTACGTTGTATCGCAAGCTGCAAACTTGGAAAGAACAATAA
- the uvrB gene encoding excinuclease ABC subunit UvrB, with translation MSKTYDLVSKYVPSGDQPTAIKKLLDGLDSGLAHQTLLGVTGSGKTFTLANVIAESQRPAILLAPNKTLAAQLYGEMKAFFPNNAVEYFVSYYDYYQPEAYVPTTDTFIEKDASVNAHIEQMRLSATKALLERKDAIIVASVSAIYGLGDPDSYLKMMLHVTRGDVIGQRDILRRLAELQYSRNDVAFERGQFRVRGEVIDVFPAESEQDAVRIEMFDDEVDCISVFDPLTGVVKQRDLPRFTIYPKTHYVTPREKILDAIEEIKIELEQRKKHLIENNKLLEEQRISQRTQFDIEMMTELGFCSGIENYSRYLSGRNEGEPPPTLFDYLPADGLLVIDESHVTVPQIGAMYKGDRSRKETLVEFGFRLPSALDNRPMKFEEFESIAPQTIFVSATPGNYELEKSADDIADQVVRPTGLLDPELEVRPVATQVDDLLSEIRIRSQKSERVLVTTLTKRMAEDLTEYLHEHGVKVRYLHSDIDTVERVEIIRDLRLGEFDVLVGINLLREGLDMPEVSLVAILDADKEGFLRSERSLIQTIGRAARNLSGKAILYGDRITKSMKKAMDETNRRRDKQKMYNEEQGITPQALQTNVKDIMELGDIAKAKGKRHNKQVPLSQVAEPSNSYEVLSPQQLEKEISKLEGQMYQHAQNLEFELAAGKRDEIEKLKAQFIANS, from the coding sequence ATGAGCAAGACGTACGATCTCGTCTCCAAATATGTACCTTCGGGCGATCAACCTACTGCGATCAAAAAGCTTCTAGACGGGTTAGACTCTGGACTAGCACATCAAACGCTCTTAGGGGTGACCGGATCGGGTAAAACATTTACGTTAGCGAATGTTATTGCTGAATCTCAGCGACCAGCAATTCTTCTCGCTCCAAATAAAACGCTTGCCGCCCAGTTATACGGGGAGATGAAAGCCTTTTTCCCAAACAACGCTGTTGAATATTTTGTCTCTTACTACGACTACTATCAGCCAGAAGCCTATGTACCTACAACAGATACGTTTATAGAGAAAGATGCCTCTGTGAACGCGCATATTGAGCAAATGCGTTTATCTGCAACAAAGGCTCTACTAGAAAGAAAAGACGCCATTATTGTTGCATCCGTTTCAGCCATTTACGGTTTAGGAGACCCGGACAGCTATCTAAAGATGATGCTCCACGTAACCAGAGGGGATGTGATAGGTCAACGAGATATTCTAAGGCGCTTGGCTGAACTTCAATATTCTCGAAATGATGTCGCTTTCGAGCGCGGTCAATTTAGGGTGCGTGGCGAAGTTATTGACGTATTCCCTGCCGAATCTGAGCAAGATGCAGTACGCATCGAAATGTTTGATGATGAAGTAGACTGTATTAGTGTGTTTGATCCGCTGACTGGCGTGGTTAAGCAACGAGATCTTCCGAGGTTTACCATTTATCCGAAAACTCACTATGTTACGCCTCGTGAGAAAATCTTGGATGCTATTGAAGAAATAAAAATCGAGCTTGAGCAACGCAAAAAACATCTGATAGAAAATAATAAGCTTCTTGAAGAGCAACGAATTTCGCAACGTACTCAATTTGATATTGAAATGATGACCGAACTTGGGTTTTGCTCCGGTATTGAAAACTACTCGCGTTATTTAAGTGGTAGAAATGAGGGGGAGCCGCCGCCGACTTTATTCGACTATTTGCCTGCAGATGGTCTTTTGGTTATCGACGAATCTCACGTTACCGTACCCCAAATTGGTGCGATGTATAAAGGCGACCGTTCGCGAAAAGAAACCTTAGTTGAATTTGGCTTCCGATTACCTTCCGCATTGGACAACCGTCCGATGAAATTTGAAGAGTTTGAATCCATCGCACCTCAAACTATTTTTGTATCTGCGACACCTGGAAATTACGAACTAGAAAAGTCGGCTGATGACATCGCCGATCAAGTCGTCCGCCCAACAGGATTGTTAGATCCTGAATTAGAAGTTAGACCCGTTGCCACGCAGGTGGATGATCTACTCTCTGAAATTCGAATCCGCAGTCAAAAAAGTGAACGTGTTTTGGTAACGACGTTAACGAAACGAATGGCGGAAGATTTAACGGAATACCTGCACGAGCATGGCGTAAAAGTTCGTTACCTGCACTCTGATATCGATACGGTTGAGCGAGTTGAGATTATCCGAGATCTTCGCTTAGGTGAATTTGACGTGCTTGTTGGGATTAACTTACTTCGAGAGGGGCTTGATATGCCTGAAGTGAGTTTGGTGGCGATATTGGATGCTGACAAAGAAGGGTTCCTTCGTTCGGAGCGTTCTTTGATTCAGACTATTGGTCGTGCAGCGCGTAACCTAAGTGGTAAGGCTATTCTCTATGGAGATAGGATTACTAAATCCATGAAAAAAGCGATGGATGAGACGAACCGCCGTCGAGATAAACAAAAAATGTATAACGAAGAGCAAGGTATTACACCTCAAGCGCTTCAGACTAACGTAAAAGACATTATGGAGCTTGGCGATATCGCTAAAGCCAAAGGGAAGCGTCATAACAAACAAGTTCCCCTATCTCAGGTTGCAGAGCCATCGAACAGCTATGAAGTACTCTCTCCACAGCAGTTAGAGAAAGAAATTTCGAAGTTAGAAGGTCAAATGTATCAGCATGCTCAAAACTTAGAGTTTGAGCTGGCGGCTGGAAAACGAGATGAAATAGAAAAGTTGAAAGCGCAATTTATAGCAAACAGCTAA
- a CDS encoding phage protease: MKTQTLPSNPVAQAILTADLSLSEDGWCQLLPAGKFKAPDGRPTEPESGYWYLDAESAYAFIAATKAARHKVLVDYDHQSFYTEQTR, encoded by the coding sequence ATGAAAACACAGACCTTACCCTCAAACCCAGTCGCGCAGGCGATACTGACCGCAGATTTATCTCTGTCTGAAGACGGTTGGTGTCAACTGCTGCCTGCTGGCAAATTCAAAGCGCCAGACGGTCGACCCACCGAGCCAGAAAGCGGGTATTGGTATTTAGATGCGGAAAGTGCATATGCCTTTATTGCTGCTACCAAAGCTGCGCGTCACAAAGTGCTGGTGGATTACGACCACCAATCTTTTTACACCGAACAAACGAGATAG
- a CDS encoding restriction endonuclease subunit S, translating to MAKLAIRKVTDTYLDLNDPESGLYSNNHIYEPEFHQEDYVSVCDELEGTKGSFQLSTNEKLVGVIHRGTQPKYADVETDPSSLNWFGMTDDYGKQVNDKGANICALKSVCIRAGYVDLETARSVSKETYEKTKHRAGIQKNDVLINSTGDGTIGRVAVYDHDFPAVVDGHITILRFTDEDLAWYIGAFLMSEMGQKQITRYINGSSGQVEIYPQDIARIWVKPATQKKIAKIASEFRDACGSYNKFKQDIKKALSSV from the coding sequence ATGGCTAAGCTAGCAATTAGAAAAGTAACCGATACTTATCTTGATCTAAATGACCCTGAATCTGGTTTATATTCAAATAACCATATTTATGAACCTGAATTTCATCAAGAAGATTATGTTTCGGTATGTGATGAGCTGGAAGGAACTAAAGGTTCTTTTCAATTATCCACGAATGAAAAACTCGTAGGCGTTATCCATAGGGGAACCCAACCTAAATACGCTGATGTTGAAACTGACCCGTCTTCACTTAATTGGTTCGGTATGACTGATGACTACGGCAAGCAAGTTAATGATAAAGGTGCAAATATTTGCGCTCTAAAATCAGTTTGTATTAGAGCTGGATATGTGGACCTTGAAACTGCTAGATCAGTTAGTAAAGAAACGTATGAGAAAACCAAGCATCGCGCCGGCATACAAAAGAATGACGTTCTTATAAATTCGACAGGTGATGGAACCATCGGTCGAGTCGCCGTCTATGATCATGACTTTCCTGCTGTTGTAGATGGACATATCACAATCCTTCGATTTACTGATGAAGATTTGGCTTGGTATATAGGGGCATTTCTTATGTCCGAAATGGGTCAGAAACAAATTACTAGATATATTAATGGATCTAGTGGTCAAGTTGAAATATACCCTCAGGATATTGCTAGAATTTGGGTGAAGCCTGCAACTCAGAAAAAAATTGCAAAGATAGCCAGTGAGTTTCGAGATGCTTGTGGAAGTTATAATAAGTTTAAACAAGATATAAAGAAGGCATTGAGCAGCGTATAA
- a CDS encoding transposase has protein sequence MTKHRNPAYSEEFRKEAVHLASLPGRTAVSVAQELGISAQQIRNWKRQFTRLSDKQFNTLDGVDYSKKESEELRALRRENKRLKDEMEFLKKVSAYFAKQQE, from the coding sequence ATGACTAAACATCGTAATCCAGCGTACAGCGAAGAATTCCGCAAAGAAGCAGTGCATCTTGCCAGTCTTCCAGGTCGAACGGCGGTCTCGGTTGCTCAAGAGCTGGGCATCAGTGCTCAGCAAATACGGAACTGGAAGCGTCAGTTCACACGTCTATCGGATAAACAGTTTAACACCCTAGACGGTGTTGATTATTCGAAGAAAGAGTCCGAAGAGCTTCGAGCGCTAAGGCGCGAGAACAAGCGACTCAAAGATGAAATGGAATTCCTAAAAAAGGTCTCGGCGTACTTCGCGAAGCAGCAAGAGTGA
- a CDS encoding transposase yields MKKSRYTETQIVKILKEVETGRLVKQVCREYGISDATYYNWKSKYGGMEASDVKRLKELEDENRLHCRAAAISKPCSTSYRYG; encoded by the coding sequence ATGAAAAAGTCACGCTATACAGAAACGCAAATCGTCAAGATTCTGAAAGAAGTTGAAACTGGCAGGTTGGTCAAACAGGTCTGCCGAGAGTATGGCATCTCAGATGCCACTTACTACAACTGGAAGTCCAAGTACGGCGGCATGGAAGCCTCAGACGTGAAGCGACTGAAGGAGCTTGAGGATGAAAACCGACTCCATTGCAGAGCCGCAGCCATCTCCAAACCATGCAGCACATCATATCGTTATGGGTAA
- a CDS encoding AHH domain-containing protein, giving the protein MGNGRVKAMINARLQMFMYGIGINDSMNGIWLPRSTTYKGRYTTPKAPTHSRIHGNNYQR; this is encoded by the coding sequence ATGGGTAATGGTCGTGTTAAGGCAATGATTAACGCTCGCTTGCAGATGTTCATGTATGGGATAGGTATCAACGACTCTATGAATGGTATTTGGCTACCACGTTCGACCACTTACAAGGGACGTTACACTACACCAAAAGCGCCGACTCACTCGCGCATACATGGCAATAACTATCAGAGGTGA
- a CDS encoding imm11 family protein gives MSIYQIRNINRHFKVLEHDPFQRAIDAGDDALLDRLYSEPIASKGLSDVWVEESVKFTAHDNTSIKIPDISVWGSFLVLTQRAVEVLKPYIGSDGELLPIVIDDEKFQAFNVMSFGEEDKASTKHEYIDGYPAGLESLNFIESSVTDKHVFKSLMQGGNLLYCDEKLKALCNKNDLRGVYFDLDLLDVFDY, from the coding sequence ATGAGTATATATCAGATAAGAAACATCAATCGTCACTTCAAAGTTCTCGAACATGACCCTTTTCAACGGGCCATCGATGCGGGTGACGATGCTCTATTGGATAGGCTCTACAGTGAACCCATAGCCTCAAAAGGGTTGTCCGATGTTTGGGTAGAAGAGAGTGTCAAATTCACAGCTCACGACAATACGTCTATAAAAATTCCAGATATATCTGTTTGGGGTTCTTTCCTAGTACTAACGCAACGAGCGGTAGAAGTGTTAAAGCCATATATCGGCTCTGATGGCGAGCTCTTACCTATCGTGATTGATGATGAAAAGTTTCAGGCTTTCAATGTCATGAGTTTTGGTGAGGAAGACAAAGCCAGTACGAAGCACGAATACATCGATGGGTATCCAGCTGGCTTGGAATCTCTCAACTTCATCGAGTCTAGTGTTACTGATAAGCACGTTTTCAAGTCTTTAATGCAAGGGGGTAACTTGTTGTATTGCGATGAGAAGCTAAAGGCGTTATGTAATAAGAATGATTTACGCGGTGTGTATTTCGACTTGGATCTATTGGATGTTTTCGATTACTAA
- the rsxA gene encoding electron transport complex subunit RsxA encodes MTEYLLLLVGTVLVNNFVLVKFLGLCPFMGVSKKLETAIGMGLATTFVLTLASVSAYLVETYILTPLGIQYLRTMSFILVIAVVVQFTEMVVHKTSPTLYRLLGIFLPLITTNCAVLGVALLNINENHNFIESIVYGFGAAAGFSIVLILFASMRERIAAANVPMPFRGASIAMITAGLMSLAFMGFTGLVKL; translated from the coding sequence ATGACAGAGTATCTGTTGCTGCTTGTTGGCACCGTTTTGGTCAACAACTTCGTTCTTGTAAAATTTTTAGGCTTATGCCCCTTCATGGGTGTTTCAAAAAAACTTGAAACAGCTATAGGCATGGGCTTGGCTACGACATTTGTGCTTACTTTGGCATCGGTGAGCGCATACCTCGTTGAAACCTACATCTTAACGCCGCTAGGTATTCAATATCTCCGCACCATGAGTTTTATTCTGGTTATCGCTGTTGTTGTGCAGTTTACCGAAATGGTGGTGCACAAAACCAGCCCGACTCTTTACCGCCTACTTGGTATTTTTCTGCCATTGATTACCACAAACTGTGCCGTTCTAGGTGTAGCGTTACTCAACATTAATGAGAATCACAATTTCATTGAATCCATCGTTTATGGCTTTGGCGCTGCTGCTGGCTTCTCCATCGTTTTGATTTTGTTTGCTTCTATGCGTGAACGTATTGCCGCAGCTAACGTACCAATGCCATTTCGCGGTGCATCTATAGCAATGATTACCGCCGGGTTAATGTCACTCGCATTCATGGGCTTTACAGGGCTGGTGAAACTGTAA
- the rsxB gene encoding electron transport complex subunit RsxB, producing the protein MSGILIAIIALAALAAIFGAILGFASIKFKVQADPIVDQIDEILPQTQCGQCGYPGCRPYAEAIADGDSITKCPPGGQAAIEKLADLMGVEAGEPEHDPEKSIKKVAYIHEDMCIGCTKCIQACPVDAIVGGNKALHTVIKDECTGCDLCVAPCPTDCIEMIPIAQTTDTWKWQLNTIPVVNVTDSQPQKLQ; encoded by the coding sequence ATGAGTGGAATTCTAATTGCTATCATTGCACTTGCAGCCCTAGCGGCTATCTTTGGTGCGATCCTTGGTTTTGCTTCAATAAAGTTCAAAGTTCAAGCTGATCCGATTGTGGATCAAATCGATGAAATTTTACCTCAGACTCAATGTGGTCAGTGTGGTTACCCTGGTTGCCGCCCTTATGCTGAAGCCATTGCAGATGGTGACTCCATCACTAAATGCCCTCCAGGTGGGCAGGCTGCTATCGAAAAGCTGGCCGATTTAATGGGGGTTGAAGCGGGAGAACCGGAACACGACCCAGAAAAAAGCATCAAAAAGGTCGCTTACATACACGAAGATATGTGTATAGGCTGCACAAAATGTATCCAAGCTTGCCCAGTAGATGCCATTGTAGGAGGCAACAAAGCGCTGCACACCGTTATTAAAGACGAATGTACTGGCTGTGATCTCTGTGTTGCACCGTGCCCGACGGATTGCATCGAAATGATTCCAATTGCGCAAACAACAGATACATGGAAGTGGCAATTAAACACAATACCGGTGGTTAACGTCACCGATTCTCAACCTCAAAAATTACAATAA